The following proteins come from a genomic window of Amaranthus tricolor cultivar Red isolate AtriRed21 chromosome 14, ASM2621246v1, whole genome shotgun sequence:
- the LOC130799520 gene encoding cellulose synthase-like protein G3 isoform X1 gives MMSQNKVGTKPLLHTHKLLPQTTFNRLYMAVYALALLSLFHYHAQTLIFNNSPSFILSLLLFISDLILAFLWCTTQSFHFRPIRRREFPENLENIILKEGKELPAVDIFICTADPYKEPPIATVNTALSVMAYDYPPEKLSIYVSDDGGSQVTLFALMEGVKFGRHWLPFCRENNVVDRCPQAYFDHTFYDDFSLQAYKLKSMYESMKVRVENALKRGSVEEEEIDEVEMQHAFAKWSNNFSTQAHPTIIQILVSCMKDKDVSGEMMPNLVYTSREKNITHHHRFKAGALNALVRISATMTNAPIILILDCDMYSNDPQTIKRVLCYFFDLEIQPTMAYVQFPQFFHGLNKGDIYFGEQKRVFQINPLGMDGLSCTVNMGTGSFFQRRALFGNPSSCFGTELLELGPKHVVKKPIGSQEILELAHSVAACDYENNTRWGTQVGYRYGSLVEDYYTSYRMHCEGWKSVFCNPERPAFLGDSPITLINMLSQTKRWMIGLLNVLFLRYSPITFGIHKMGILSAFTYTHFALTPIYCIPLTIYAFVPQLALLRGISTFPQISDLRFYLYIFLFIGANGKDLLDFLLQKGTFEIWWNSQRIWMICGLSSYLFGFIEYILSSLGIVVPGFDVTSKVQDDELKKRYEQSIFEFGVVSPMFVPMTMASIINLVSFATGLVTILRRGLKEMQGLSLQILLSGFVVINCWPLYKAMVFRRDNGRMPTKITLISTFLASFLCLLVASGM, from the exons ATGATGAGCCAAAACAAGGTTGGCACCAAGCCTCTACTCCACACACACAAACTCCTCCCACAAACCACCTTCAACCGCCTTTACATGGCGGTTTACGCCTTAGCTTTACTATCCCTTTTTCACTACCATGCACAAACCCTAATCTTCAACAACTCTCCTTCCTTCATTTTATCCCTCCTCCTCTTCATCTCCGACCTCATCCTTGCCTTCTTATGGTGCACCACTCAATCCTTCCACTTCCGCCCTATTCGCCGCCGTGAATTCCCGGAAAATCtcgaaaacataattttaaaagaaGGGAAGGAATTACCTGCCGTGGATATATTCATTTGCACGGCTGATCCTTATAAGGAACCGCCCATAGCGACGGTTAATACGGCGTTATCGGTTATGGCTTATGATTATCCACCGGAAAAGTTATCGATTTATGTGTCTGATGATGGTGGGTCCCAGGTTACTCTGTTTGCGCTGATGGAAGGTGTTAAGTTTGGTCGCCATTGGTTGCCTTTCTGTAGGGAAAATAATGTTGTTGATAGGTGTCCTCAAGCTTACTTTGATCATACTTTCTACGATGATTTCTCACTTCAAGCTTACAAATTGAAG AGCATGTACGAGAGCATGaaggttagagttgaaaatgcACTTAAAAGAGGAAGCGTTGAGGAAGAGGAGATTGATGAGGTAGAAATGCAGCATGCCTTTGCCAAATGGTCGAACAATTTTAGTACTCAAGCTCATCCCACAATTATTCAG ATTTTGGTAAGTTGTATGAAGGACAAGGATGTTAGTGGAGAAATGATGCCAAACTTGGTTTATACCTCTAGAGAGAAAAATATAACCCATCACCATCGTTTCAAGGCCGGTGCCCTCAATGCTTTG GTTCGTATATCAGCAACAATGACAAATGCaccaataatactaattttggATTGTGACATGTATTCTAATGATCCACAAACCATCAAGAGAGTTTTATGTTACTTCTTTGATCTTGAAATTCAACCAACAATGGCATACGTTCAATTTCCTCAATTCTTTCATGGACTTAATAAAGGAGACATTTATTTTGGCGAACAAAAACGTGTTTTTCAAATCAACCCATTGGGAATGGATGGGCTTTCATGTACTGTAAATATGGGTACTGGTTCCTTCTTTCAACGTCGAGCCCTATTTGGAAATCCCTCATCTTGTTTTGGAACTGAACTTTTGGAACTTGGGCCGAAGCATGTTGTAAAAAAGCCCATAGGATCACAAGAAATACTTGAATTAGCTCATTCTGTAGCTGCTTGTGACTACGAGAACAATACAAGATGGGGCACACAG GTGGGCTATCGATATGGATCATTGGTGGAGGACTATTATACAAGTTATCGGATGCATTGTGAGGGGTGGAAGAGTGTATTTTGTAACCCTGAAAGACCAGCATTCTTGGGAGATTCACCAATAACACTAATTAACATGCTAAGCCAAACCAAGAGATGGATGATTGGGCTGCTTAATGTTCTTTTCTTAAGATACAGCCCAATCACTTTTGGTATTCACAAAATGGGCATACTCTCTGCTTTTACTTATACACACTTTGCTCTTACGCCCATTTATTGCATTCCACTAACCATTTATGCCTTCGTTCCTCAGCTTGCACTTCTTAGAGGAATTTCTACCTTTCCACAG ATTTCAGATTTACggttttatttgtatatattccTCTTTATCGGGGCGAATGGGAAAGACCTCTTAGACTTTCTCCTACAAAAAGGAACCTTTGAAATATGGTGGAATTCCCAAAGAATATGGATGATTTGTGGACTTTCAAGCTATCTTTTCGGGTTCATAGAATACATCCTTAGTTCTCTTGGAATCGTGGTTCCTGGATTCGATGTCACAAGTAAAGTACAAGACGATGAACTGAAGAAAAGATATGAACAAAGTATATTCGAGTTTGGGGTCGTGTCACCCATGTTTGTTCCTATGACAATGGCCTCCATTATCAATCTTGTTTCCTTTGCTACGGGATTAGTTACAATTTTAAGACGAGGATTGAAAGAAATGCAAGGACTATCTCTACAGATTTTGCTTTCGGGTTTTGTGGTCATTAATTGCTGGCCACTTTATAAAGCTATGGTGTTTAGGAGGGACAATGGAAGAATGCCCACTAAAATTACATTGATTTCTACTTTTTTAGCTTCATTTCTTTGCTTGCTAGTTGCTAGTGGGATGTAA
- the LOC130799520 gene encoding cellulose synthase-like protein G3 isoform X2 has translation MMSQNKVGTKPLLHTHKLLPQTTFNRLYMAVYALALLSLFHYHAQTLIFNNSPSFILSLLLFISDLILAFLWCTTQSFHFRPIRRREFPENLENIILKEGKELPAVDIFICTADPYKEPPIATVNTALSVMAYDYPPEKLSIYVSDDGGSQVTLFALMEGVKFGRHWLPFCRENNVVDRCPQAYFDHTFYDDFSLQAYKLKILVSCMKDKDVSGEMMPNLVYTSREKNITHHHRFKAGALNALVRISATMTNAPIILILDCDMYSNDPQTIKRVLCYFFDLEIQPTMAYVQFPQFFHGLNKGDIYFGEQKRVFQINPLGMDGLSCTVNMGTGSFFQRRALFGNPSSCFGTELLELGPKHVVKKPIGSQEILELAHSVAACDYENNTRWGTQVGYRYGSLVEDYYTSYRMHCEGWKSVFCNPERPAFLGDSPITLINMLSQTKRWMIGLLNVLFLRYSPITFGIHKMGILSAFTYTHFALTPIYCIPLTIYAFVPQLALLRGISTFPQISDLRFYLYIFLFIGANGKDLLDFLLQKGTFEIWWNSQRIWMICGLSSYLFGFIEYILSSLGIVVPGFDVTSKVQDDELKKRYEQSIFEFGVVSPMFVPMTMASIINLVSFATGLVTILRRGLKEMQGLSLQILLSGFVVINCWPLYKAMVFRRDNGRMPTKITLISTFLASFLCLLVASGM, from the exons ATGATGAGCCAAAACAAGGTTGGCACCAAGCCTCTACTCCACACACACAAACTCCTCCCACAAACCACCTTCAACCGCCTTTACATGGCGGTTTACGCCTTAGCTTTACTATCCCTTTTTCACTACCATGCACAAACCCTAATCTTCAACAACTCTCCTTCCTTCATTTTATCCCTCCTCCTCTTCATCTCCGACCTCATCCTTGCCTTCTTATGGTGCACCACTCAATCCTTCCACTTCCGCCCTATTCGCCGCCGTGAATTCCCGGAAAATCtcgaaaacataattttaaaagaaGGGAAGGAATTACCTGCCGTGGATATATTCATTTGCACGGCTGATCCTTATAAGGAACCGCCCATAGCGACGGTTAATACGGCGTTATCGGTTATGGCTTATGATTATCCACCGGAAAAGTTATCGATTTATGTGTCTGATGATGGTGGGTCCCAGGTTACTCTGTTTGCGCTGATGGAAGGTGTTAAGTTTGGTCGCCATTGGTTGCCTTTCTGTAGGGAAAATAATGTTGTTGATAGGTGTCCTCAAGCTTACTTTGATCATACTTTCTACGATGATTTCTCACTTCAAGCTTACAAATTGAAG ATTTTGGTAAGTTGTATGAAGGACAAGGATGTTAGTGGAGAAATGATGCCAAACTTGGTTTATACCTCTAGAGAGAAAAATATAACCCATCACCATCGTTTCAAGGCCGGTGCCCTCAATGCTTTG GTTCGTATATCAGCAACAATGACAAATGCaccaataatactaattttggATTGTGACATGTATTCTAATGATCCACAAACCATCAAGAGAGTTTTATGTTACTTCTTTGATCTTGAAATTCAACCAACAATGGCATACGTTCAATTTCCTCAATTCTTTCATGGACTTAATAAAGGAGACATTTATTTTGGCGAACAAAAACGTGTTTTTCAAATCAACCCATTGGGAATGGATGGGCTTTCATGTACTGTAAATATGGGTACTGGTTCCTTCTTTCAACGTCGAGCCCTATTTGGAAATCCCTCATCTTGTTTTGGAACTGAACTTTTGGAACTTGGGCCGAAGCATGTTGTAAAAAAGCCCATAGGATCACAAGAAATACTTGAATTAGCTCATTCTGTAGCTGCTTGTGACTACGAGAACAATACAAGATGGGGCACACAG GTGGGCTATCGATATGGATCATTGGTGGAGGACTATTATACAAGTTATCGGATGCATTGTGAGGGGTGGAAGAGTGTATTTTGTAACCCTGAAAGACCAGCATTCTTGGGAGATTCACCAATAACACTAATTAACATGCTAAGCCAAACCAAGAGATGGATGATTGGGCTGCTTAATGTTCTTTTCTTAAGATACAGCCCAATCACTTTTGGTATTCACAAAATGGGCATACTCTCTGCTTTTACTTATACACACTTTGCTCTTACGCCCATTTATTGCATTCCACTAACCATTTATGCCTTCGTTCCTCAGCTTGCACTTCTTAGAGGAATTTCTACCTTTCCACAG ATTTCAGATTTACggttttatttgtatatattccTCTTTATCGGGGCGAATGGGAAAGACCTCTTAGACTTTCTCCTACAAAAAGGAACCTTTGAAATATGGTGGAATTCCCAAAGAATATGGATGATTTGTGGACTTTCAAGCTATCTTTTCGGGTTCATAGAATACATCCTTAGTTCTCTTGGAATCGTGGTTCCTGGATTCGATGTCACAAGTAAAGTACAAGACGATGAACTGAAGAAAAGATATGAACAAAGTATATTCGAGTTTGGGGTCGTGTCACCCATGTTTGTTCCTATGACAATGGCCTCCATTATCAATCTTGTTTCCTTTGCTACGGGATTAGTTACAATTTTAAGACGAGGATTGAAAGAAATGCAAGGACTATCTCTACAGATTTTGCTTTCGGGTTTTGTGGTCATTAATTGCTGGCCACTTTATAAAGCTATGGTGTTTAGGAGGGACAATGGAAGAATGCCCACTAAAATTACATTGATTTCTACTTTTTTAGCTTCATTTCTTTGCTTGCTAGTTGCTAGTGGGATGTAA